The nucleotide window TTTTTACGATTAAAATTGTTATGCCATCAGCGAAGCCAGGAAAGGAAGAATAGAATAATGGTATTAAGAAGGAACCTGTTATCCATAATAGTAATTTCGGTACTTGCGGGCGCATTGTTATTTCTCACTATTATGCTTGGTCTGGCTATAATCAAAGAAGCAAAAACCAAGAAAGTGATTGCGGCCAAGAGTGTTGCAATAGACAACTTTGCAAAAAAGAGCAGGATGCCGCTTACGGAAGAATCTATATCATTCCTTGCGGATGAGCGCAATAAACTTAAAAGCGCATATAGCAGATTAAAACTCGCCCTTACCTCGCCTCTTGCCGAAGACGTGCCTCGGGAGAGTATGGATTCGCTGCAGTTTAAAGAGCGCTTGATACAGACGCAGAAAAAACTTAGAGAAGAGGCAAAAGAGTTTTCTCTTTCTTTGCCGGATTCGCTCGGATTTACAAAATATGAAACCGAATTATCGACGCGCGGGGAGATTCCGGCCCTGTGGAGGCGCCTTAAGGTATTGGAGGAGCTTATATATCTCATGACGCTTTCGGAGGTAGTGTCGCTTAATGAAATAAGCTTTATAGGCGACGACCCTGCTAAAGAGGCGGCACAGCCGGTACCGGCGGAGCATGTCCTCGCGGGAATGCCTGTGGATAAAGCAGCGGCCCAGCCCGCGCAAAGCGAAAATTTTTATGACGAAGTAAAGGTCTCATTTAAAATAACCTGCACCTATTCCGGTTTGATCAAGTTTTTATACAAGATGAGAGCGTCTCCTTTTATATTTATCGTGGATGATTTGGATATTACCAGGGCCAAAGATACTCTCGATAAGGACGAAGCAGCGGAAAGTATGCTGCAGGCAAATTTTTTGGCAAAGGCGGAGATAATAAGATAATCCTATGAGATTTCCAAAGATACAGGATTTGCTAAAAAAGATAACAGACATCCTCCCTAAAAAAGATGTCGAAAAGATCGCTTTAAAAATACTTGTAGCGATTTGGATAATAGTTACTATTTCTACATTTGGGCTTCGTTTTGCCAAAGATGAAGGCGACGACATAGAAAAAAAGATTTCTGACGCTGCTACGAAAGTGCCTATATCTCCCTCGGTAAATCAGGGGGATATGAAAAAATATGAGAAGCTGATCAATCTGTCGCAGTA belongs to Candidatus Omnitrophota bacterium and includes:
- a CDS encoding type II secretion system protein M, with amino-acid sequence MVLRRNLLSIIVISVLAGALLFLTIMLGLAIIKEAKTKKVIAAKSVAIDNFAKKSRMPLTEESISFLADERNKLKSAYSRLKLALTSPLAEDVPRESMDSLQFKERLIQTQKKLREEAKEFSLSLPDSLGFTKYETELSTRGEIPALWRRLKVLEELIYLMTLSEVVSLNEISFIGDDPAKEAAQPVPAEHVLAGMPVDKAAAQPAQSENFYDEVKVSFKITCTYSGLIKFLYKMRASPFIFIVDDLDITRAKDTLDKDEAAESMLQANFLAKAEIIR